The following DNA comes from Augochlora pura isolate Apur16 chromosome 6, APUR_v2.2.1, whole genome shotgun sequence.
aataatacatatgcTATACACCTAAAGAGTATAAGATTTCGTTCATTTGATATTCATTTTGTATTGCGGTAtagtcataaaatatttaccgattttaaataacaatttatataattgttttaataaaaatattgaaggtTATAAATTCATCTATTTGTAATGTCTCCCTcataaattttgaattctaTTCAGGTTTAGAggaaatgaaaacgaaacgtTCCGAGTTGCAAGCACAAATTGAGTCgcaagaggaagagaaaaacaatttacaaagaGAAATTGAGAAGCTGTCTCATAAATTAACACGATTGAATGATACCTTATCTAAAAGAATAGTTGTTAGAAATGAATACGACAGAACCATTTCAGATACAGAAACAGCATATATAAAGGTATATTCTTTTTGtagataattttctttacgcgttttataaatattttaataaccttataagaataatacaaaatttattattatcacagaTTCTGGAGAGCTCGCAACTTTTATTGAACATGCTCAAAAGGGAATCAACAAATTTAGATCAAACACTAGTTAAGGCAAACATGGAGAAACAACAGTACCGATCATGAAGGTGCAATGATAAATAtgtgaaattaagaaatatgtatagaCTAAAgggatttaaaaattatatttattaaaatcttaagTAAAACTAGACACAAGCCAGTTGATAACAGTTCAACAagtacaaaattgtaaatatttctctgcGTACATACATGTTTTCCTGAAATTTTTACACTTGCAgactaatatttttttatgctCCTCCTACAATTACTTTTTATGACATACTTGTTGATCCTTTTACTTCTATTGTAGTAAAGCTATTTTACtacagtaatattttatgcatgaAAATTGACGAGTaaacaattgtatataaaacgTTTGATTGGCAATCTGTACTCAATGTTTAATGATTGTGACAACTTGTTTGAATGGTATTCAAATGCATTGAAGTATGTGCATAAAAGTATTACAATAAACCAGACCTGTTATAATGACTTATTACATATGAAgactgaataatatatttaaatctatGTCAAATAGTTAAACTGTTATGTAAATGtgttttagaataaattagtttTGTAAAGGATAGAAGTATAATTTACTTTCTGAGATCATCCAtgacttaaaaataatacacatTACTttccagaaataaataatttcattgtatcACTCATTTAGTCCAGGAAGACTAGcatgtaacaatatttcaaatgtagACACGTGAACATATCTCATGTAATTGTatcacaaataaattaataattagaagcCACactaatatatcaaattaaaaatatatactgatATGGTATTGATATGCTCtataataagttattatagaatttttcaagtGTATTGAAATCATTGATTAAGCATTGCCAAGAGCCTTCTGTTCATTCCATACACGAAGTAATTCACTTGGATTTCCATAACCGTGTGAAGTTAtgacatatttataattaaattttgtataatcctttttatgaaaatgaaactcTTCACAGTGAAAAAGCTCTATATCCGCTTTCTTTGCTACCAAGCCTAAATATATATCATCAAACAAGAAGTGTTTTGTATAGAAGCTAGTATAGTACATATCAAGTAATGCTTCCTTTGACAATATGTATGCACCGGCTGTAATATATGGTGGCCATAAATTGTAAGGATAATCACTAAGAGGGATATACCATTTAGAAGACTTATGCCGATGGGGTGATGATATAAGCACAAAACCTCCATATAATCTAATATCATCTGGGAGTTCCAAATCGAAAATTTGTCTTTTCCGCCTACTCGgtgtaacattattttctacgatttttgttacatttgcaagtttctctataaaaattttcgtagtattagtaatttcgttttcagATAAAAAGTTTCTTACATATTCAGGAacatgatttttattcaaagtattgCCATTCCCCTCTCTGatcatattttgtaaatacaatTCTTTTGTCTCGTCAGAATCCTTGACTTCTCTTTTATGTGCTTCAATTTTCTTGGGTTCTTTAAGATAATCTGGATAGCTAGTGGGATTTCTTATAAATCTTAGGACATTTTTTACCGAAACATATATATCATCGTCAacaaacatataaaatttcgaatttgaGCAATAGTTTACCAACCATTTAAAAGCCATCATTGTTTTAATAGTGTTATTGTAATAAGAGTCTATAAAATCTGCCTGTACGATATCTTTATATTTCGCAGCTTCTGCTTCTACCTTTGCTTGAATTTCACTGTCATGTAAATGTACACCTActacaaaaattgtctttgaCGGCACATCAAAGAATCTTTTCTCAAAGCCCCAAGAGTTTCTAATTGCCAGTCTTCTTTCAAAGTCTTCTAGCGCAGACTTTACTATATATACAACACGATAATTGTTGTTGTAAGCCGGCTCTATACATTTctgtttgttattaattataaaggTGTAGTTATAGATGTTTATAGGAGCAACTTTTGGTTCTTCGTGATGGCGCAGTGCGTTTACAAATTCATGCACATCGCCCTCATACGGATAAGCAAACTTTGAATCGTATTTGAGTTCAAAAAAATGTGTGAACGCTCCAAAAAAATCAAGTAGAAAGATGATACCGATGCAAACACAGACATATGTCAAcctgattttttttatcaatcgAAAACTTGCATGAAAGCAAGGATGCAATAAACAATACATTCTTGCAAAACCAAAGTGACAATTCTtgcagttttaatatttttaatgtctgtaaaataatatttcatatttagaTTAAATCCAAATGCTTTGGTTATGTAAGTCAGATACTTACATTGTCATTGCACATGtgtacaatttacaaaaaagttgtttaaataataaggaTTTCTATACTTgaaatgcatttataaaactgtatgcacaatatattatattaagtatgtaactaatatacaaaataatacatatatatattttcgaatgCTTCGATAactatatattacaaattatatcaataaataatagacaTGCAAGcacatgtacatatacacatGAAAACTTAGCACTTGTCTGACATTGTTCATCCGTTGGCAGAAATTCGCATAAACCTTGCATTTACAGGTTGCCAACCAAATTCGGCGAACGATTACGTACACAGTGTATGCGCGTGTGTATGtttatgtacatacataataTACGTATTCTGTGtagtattatttacaatgtgtatttacaaaaaataaaactcaCTTTAGAACATATGCGCTAAGAATATATGttgtaaaaacaaattaattttatccgATTGTAATTGTCTTGTCAATGTAGTAccgcgaataatttttcaaattttacgcacgctattcgaaatatttgaatgctaactctaaatataaatttgatttttgtatatttaatgtttgaaaaagtttcaaataaaatttccgatCGACGTTCAACGAGCGTACAAATTAATACgtacaatttatattgaaagAGATATTTGAATGATGGACACGCGACAGTGATGTGCAACGCTTATGTGCCCAAGTTCTGTTCGGTTAGCATGAAATTGACGTTTCTGCGATGTTGGTACACCTTCAGTCTGAAGTTCGTTGTTCACTTCAAAAGAATCGGAGCAAAGATGGACTcctaagaaatttttatacacaGCAGTCACTCGACTTTGGATTTTCttcattaaatttccttgAAACGTTCGAGATTATTCTTATATGACCAAGCCTACCGTGTGAACAATGATCGTACAGGAGCCAGTGCAGGTAAAATCATTTGATTTTAACCGGAAACTTCCAGTGACGTGCGATTTTCTATCGGGGCGCATCCACACTTATTGATACTGACATCAGAAATTGAAACAGTTTTGCGCGTATGTTTCTCCCTGAATTGGAAATTGTTCTCGTGTTTTCCGTGACATTACGCGAAGCTCCGTGCCTCTCTTGATAATGTAACTTTCGCCGTGTTATCGTAATTTTATCTAATAGCtcattaaatgtatttttccgTGAGGGTGTACTTCTTTAGGGTTGTTTGCTTTTGCGAAATGGACGTAAGTGGGAGGGGATACGACTATAAATAAGTCCAAATGTTTATGGTGCTTACCATTTCTTTCCCGCACTGTACGCCTAAT
Coding sequences within:
- the LOC144471018 gene encoding microtubule nucleation factor SSNA1, with protein sequence MSQHGAALQAYNQELVKCLEEMKTKRSELQAQIESQEEEKNNLQREIEKLSHKLTRLNDTLSKRIVVRNEYDRTISDTETAYIKILESSQLLLNMLKRESTNLDQTLVKANMEKQQYRS
- the Brn gene encoding beta-1,3-galactosyltransferase brn, translating into MYCLLHPCFHASFRLIKKIRLTYVCVCIGIIFLLDFFGAFTHFFELKYDSKFAYPYEGDVHEFVNALRHHEEPKVAPINIYNYTFIINNKQKCIEPAYNNNYRVVYIVKSALEDFERRLAIRNSWGFEKRFFDVPSKTIFVVGVHLHDSEIQAKVEAEAAKYKDIVQADFIDSYYNNTIKTMMAFKWLVNYCSNSKFYMFVDDDIYVSVKNVLRFIRNPTSYPDYLKEPKKIEAHKREVKDSDETKELYLQNMIREGNGNTLNKNHVPEYVRNFLSENEITNTTKIFIEKLANVTKIVENNVTPSRRKRQIFDLELPDDIRLYGGFVLISSPHRHKSSKWYIPLSDYPYNLWPPYITAGAYILSKEALLDMYYTSFYTKHFLFDDIYLGLVAKKADIELFHCEEFHFHKKDYTKFNYKYVITSHGYGNPSELLRVWNEQKALGNA